A genomic segment from Branchiostoma floridae strain S238N-H82 chromosome 7, Bfl_VNyyK, whole genome shotgun sequence encodes:
- the LOC118419523 gene encoding galactose-3-O-sulfotransferase 2-like, whose product MFAASCTRALRCRGKLRQTSAMCVLAAVSWAAFYVFLTRKIFVEDKDVNRAASSGLPVLTLGRLAEDRNHQETIPGSRRCEEQTKIVFISVHMAKGDVVTNILQRFGDLRNLTFVLPKEEGDENTGWPQCFQTNHMLPSRTGSYDILCNHAVYNPRIMNLVMPKAPYVTILRRPESQFPALFHRYHLAQRMGILASDPLKEFLLQPGEYIHRFSSLASERALLQNPQAYDLGLDPENFEDEDAMQDLIRDMETNFHLVMIAEYMDESLVLLKRQMCWTLDDIVYFEPGFQVKTDVPDHPTTDILHAQLRKWNNVDVILYQHFSKVLWKRIHELGPVFQEEVAEFRRKNAAVRGYCLRERDGRRRRHRDDGEPAGDGRAPLVDSQLCEKIDTPVSEYSNLLRSRPDHYLRNEL is encoded by the exons ATGTTTGCGGCGAGTTGTACCCGCGCGCTGCGGTGCCGAGGCAAGCTGAGACAGACCTCCGCCATGTGTGTCCTCGCCGCTGTCTCATGGGCCGCCTTCTACGTCTTCTTGACTAGGAAGATATTTGTGGAAGACAAGGATGTGAACAGAGCAGCGTCTTCGGGCCTACCTGTGCTGACCCTAGGCCGCCTAGCTGAAGACAG AAACCACCAGGAGACAATACCTGGGAGTCGCAGGTGTGAAGAGCAGACCAAGATAGTCTTCATCAGCGTACACATGGCCAAGGGCGACGTAGTAACCAATATACTACAG CGATTTGGAGACCTGAGGAACCTGACGTTTGTGTTACCGAAAGAGGAGGGTGATGAGAACACGGGCTGGCCACAGTGTTTCCAGACTAACCACATGCTGCCTTCACGGACTGGCAG TTATGACATCCTGTGTAACCACGCGGTGTACAACCCCCGCATCATGAACCTCGTCATGCCCAAGGCGCCGTACGTGACCATCCTGCGGCGCCCGGAGTCGCAGTTCCCGGCCCTGTTCCACCGGTACCACCTGGCGCAGCGCATGGGCATCCTGGCCTCCGACCCGCTCAAGGAGTTCCTGCTACAGCCGGGGGAGTACATTCATCGCTTCAG CTCCCTGGCGTCTGAGCGTGCCCTGTTGCAGAACCCGCAGGCTTACGACCTCGGCCTTGACCCCGAGAACTTTGAAGACGAAGACGCCATGCAGGACCTCATCCGAGACATGGAGACCAACTTCCACCTG GTCATGATTGCTGAGTACATGGACGAGTCGCTGGTACTGCTGAAGAGACAGATGTGCTGGACTCTGGACGACATCGTCTACTTTGAACCCGGCTTCCAG gtTAAAACTGACGTCCCCGACCATCCTACAACTGATATTCTCCACGCGCAGCTGCGAAAGTGGAACAACGTTGACGTCATCCTGTACCAGCACTTCAGCAAGGTCCTGTGGAAGAGGATCCACGAGCTGGGGCCCGTGTTTCAG GAGGAGGTGGCGGAGTTCCGCAGGAAGAACGCAGCGGTCCGCGGCTACTGTCTCCGGGAGAGGGACGGCAGGCGCAGGCGGCATCGTGACGATGGTGAACCCGCCGGTGACGGTCGCGCGCCGCTGGTGGACAGCCAGCTGTGTGAAAAGATCGACACTCCCGTGTCCGAGTACAGTAACCTGCTCAGGAGTAGACCGGACCACTACCTGAGGAATGAACTGTAG
- the LOC118420239 gene encoding cationic trypsin-like gives MVSLKNLRPENLHLKHYCGGTLYNNQWVITAAHCVHEDYGGTDPSMWRVRWTSVVSWEDGRQDHNVSLVILHPAYHLYYVGSQAKSDILKWAYSPIQDPGYCSQDNAWGSLMVSSILVCSGYEHGQDDSCDGDSGGPLICPSPDGSRWELQGIVNWGIKPCGQTNKPVMYARVTAFKSWIEQTIQAN, from the exons ATGGTGAGCCTGAAGAACCTCAGGCCAGAGAACCTACACCTGAAGCACTACTGTGGGGGAACCCTGTACAACAACCAGTGGGTCATCACCGCAGCACACTGCGTGCACGAGGATTATGG AGGAACCGATCCCAGCATGTGGCGAGTCCGTTGGACGTCGGTGGTAAGCTGGGAGGATGGCCGACAGGACCACAACGTCTCCCTGGTCATCCTTCACCCCGCTTATCACCTGTATTACGTGGGTTCCCAGG CCAAATCGGATATACTGAAGTGGGCGTACTCCCCCATACAAGACCCTGGGTACTGCAGCCAGGACAACGCCTGGGGATCTCTGATGGTGAGCAGTATCCTGGTGTGTTCAGGATATGAGCATGGGCAGGACGACTCTTGTGAC GGCGATTCTGGTGGTCCGCTTATTTGCCCATCCCCTGACGGCAGCCGGTGGGAACTGCAGGGCATTGTTAACTGGGGTATCAAGCCATGCggtcaaacaaacaagcccGTCATGTACGCCCGAGTCACCGCCTTCAAGAGCTGGATTGAGCAGACCATCCAGGCGAACTAG